The following are encoded in a window of Cupriavidus oxalaticus genomic DNA:
- a CDS encoding UbiD family decarboxylase, with protein sequence MNSPSAPFASTSGRKPFHDTSQDFHQFLAAYREAFTEDVLHIREPVGADQDATALVWALAAQGRHPALVLDHVDGLGVPLVTNLFASRERVGRMLGGVPPAGIHAEYQARSRRMVAPRVQDSGAVTGHVETRNIDLRTIPAIRHFASDRGPYITNAILIAEDPDTGIGNASFHRSMLHSPTGIATSLHSRGHLWRMQQRAAQLGKPLPVAMVIGAHPLFMLAGAARLPFGVDERHVAGGLFGAPLEVVRTPGYGILVPAHAEIVLEGVIDPEARVDEGPFGEFTGYSSDRSTNNLLHVESVMRRTDAWLVDVVGGNSAEHLNLGRIPRESEMVEKLKERFPSVTAVHYPSSGTHFHAYVALRQSRPGEARQVMLGLLGWDPYLKTVVAVDEDVDITRDEDVLWAMATHLQPHLDVVVVDGLPGSALDPSASGAGTTSRMGLDATRGPGFDGVRARIDDAAMARATALLARLDVP encoded by the coding sequence ATGAACTCGCCTTCAGCGCCCTTCGCTTCCACGTCGGGGCGCAAGCCTTTCCACGACACCTCGCAGGATTTCCACCAGTTCCTGGCCGCATACCGCGAGGCCTTTACCGAAGACGTCCTGCATATCCGCGAGCCGGTGGGCGCCGACCAGGACGCCACCGCGCTGGTGTGGGCGCTGGCCGCGCAAGGCCGCCATCCCGCGCTGGTGCTCGACCATGTCGACGGACTCGGTGTCCCGCTCGTCACCAACCTGTTTGCCTCGCGCGAGCGCGTGGGCCGGATGCTCGGCGGCGTGCCGCCCGCCGGCATCCATGCCGAATACCAGGCACGCAGCCGCCGCATGGTGGCGCCGCGCGTGCAGGACAGCGGCGCGGTGACCGGGCATGTCGAGACCCGCAACATCGACCTGCGCACCATTCCCGCGATCCGGCACTTCGCCAGCGATCGCGGCCCCTACATCACCAATGCGATCCTGATCGCCGAGGACCCCGATACCGGCATCGGCAACGCCAGCTTCCATCGCTCGATGCTGCATTCGCCGACCGGGATCGCCACCAGCCTGCATTCGCGCGGCCACCTGTGGCGCATGCAACAGCGCGCGGCGCAATTGGGCAAGCCGCTGCCGGTGGCGATGGTGATCGGCGCGCATCCGCTGTTCATGCTCGCGGGCGCGGCGCGCCTGCCGTTTGGCGTGGATGAGCGCCACGTTGCCGGCGGATTGTTCGGTGCGCCGCTGGAGGTGGTGCGCACGCCGGGCTACGGCATCCTGGTGCCGGCGCATGCCGAGATCGTGCTGGAAGGCGTGATCGATCCCGAGGCGCGCGTCGACGAGGGGCCGTTCGGAGAGTTCACCGGCTATTCGTCGGACCGCTCCACCAACAACCTGCTGCACGTGGAAAGCGTGATGCGCCGTACCGACGCGTGGCTGGTCGACGTGGTCGGCGGCAACTCCGCCGAACACCTGAACCTGGGCCGCATCCCGCGCGAATCAGAGATGGTGGAGAAACTGAAGGAGCGCTTTCCCAGCGTCACCGCCGTGCATTACCCGAGTTCGGGCACGCACTTCCACGCCTACGTCGCGCTGCGCCAGAGCCGGCCCGGCGAAGCGCGGCAGGTCATGCTCGGGCTGCTCGGCTGGGACCCGTACCTGAAGACGGTGGTCGCGGTGGACGAGGACGTCGATATCACCCGCGACGAGGACGTGTTGTGGGCGATGGCGACGCACCTGCAGCCGCATCTCGATGTGGTGGTGGTCGACGGGCTGCCTGGCAGCGCGCTCGATCCTTCCGCCTCCGGCGCGGGCACCACGTCGCGCATGGGGCTGGATGCCACGCGCGGCCCCGGCTTCGACGGCGTGCGTGCGCGCATCGACGATGCAGCGATGGCGCGCGCGACTGCGCTGCTGGCCCGCCTCGATGTTCCGTAA
- a CDS encoding nucleobase:cation symporter-2 family protein, whose translation MTPTLPAHGAAPVHPVDEVLPAPRLLALGLQHVLVMYAGAIAVPMIIGGALKLPKDQVAFLIAADLFCCGLVTMIQSIGIWKVGIRLPVMMGVTFTAIAPIIATGSNPSLGLPAVFGAVMVAGVFTYFAAPYVGKMVRWFPPVVTGTVVLVIGISLMRVGINWAAGGNPTINTAAGPVPNPNFGMPVNIAIATAVLCTVLALVAFARGFLCNVAVLIGIAVGFLIALALGKVSFDGLHNAHWVEFITPFHFGWPTFDAMTAITLCVVMMVIMIEGVGQFLALGEIVGRPVESEDIARGLRADGVGALVGAVFNTFTYTSYAQNVGLVQVTGVRSRWVCATAGGILIVLGCLPKLSFFAASIPQYVLGGAALVMFGMVAATGVRILGHVDFVENKKNAYIVAVSVALGMIPLVSDKFFSQMPELLAKFCQNGILLGTLTAVLLNLLFNARSPAPQAHGLAKEPA comes from the coding sequence ATGACCCCCACCCTGCCTGCGCATGGGGCTGCCCCCGTGCATCCCGTTGACGAAGTCCTGCCCGCGCCCCGCCTGCTTGCCCTGGGCCTGCAACACGTGCTGGTGATGTATGCCGGCGCCATCGCCGTGCCGATGATCATCGGCGGCGCGCTCAAGCTGCCCAAGGACCAGGTCGCCTTCCTGATCGCCGCCGACCTGTTCTGCTGCGGCCTGGTGACGATGATCCAGAGCATCGGCATCTGGAAGGTCGGCATCCGCCTGCCGGTGATGATGGGCGTGACCTTCACCGCGATCGCGCCGATCATCGCCACCGGCTCCAACCCGTCGCTGGGCCTGCCCGCCGTGTTCGGCGCGGTGATGGTGGCGGGCGTCTTCACCTATTTTGCCGCGCCCTATGTCGGCAAGATGGTGCGCTGGTTCCCGCCGGTCGTGACCGGTACCGTGGTGCTGGTGATCGGGATCTCGCTGATGCGCGTGGGCATCAACTGGGCGGCGGGTGGCAATCCGACCATCAATACGGCTGCGGGTCCGGTGCCCAATCCCAACTTCGGCATGCCGGTGAATATCGCCATCGCCACCGCGGTGTTGTGCACGGTGCTGGCGCTGGTCGCCTTCGCGCGCGGCTTCCTGTGCAACGTGGCGGTGCTGATCGGCATCGCGGTCGGCTTCCTGATCGCGCTGGCACTGGGCAAGGTCAGTTTCGACGGGCTGCACAACGCGCACTGGGTCGAGTTCATCACGCCCTTCCACTTCGGCTGGCCGACCTTCGATGCGATGACCGCGATCACGCTGTGCGTGGTGATGATGGTGATCATGATCGAAGGCGTGGGCCAGTTCCTGGCGCTGGGCGAGATCGTCGGCCGGCCGGTCGAATCGGAGGACATCGCGCGCGGCCTGCGTGCAGATGGCGTGGGCGCGCTGGTGGGCGCGGTGTTCAACACCTTCACCTATACCTCCTACGCGCAGAACGTGGGGCTGGTGCAGGTGACGGGCGTGCGCAGCCGCTGGGTCTGCGCCACCGCCGGCGGCATCCTGATCGTGCTGGGCTGCCTGCCCAAACTGTCGTTCTTTGCCGCGTCGATCCCGCAGTACGTGCTCGGCGGCGCGGCGCTGGTGATGTTCGGCATGGTCGCGGCCACCGGCGTGCGCATCCTCGGCCATGTGGACTTTGTCGAGAACAAGAAGAACGCCTATATCGTCGCGGTCAGCGTGGCGCTGGGCATGATCCCGCTGGTGTCGGACAAGTTCTTCTCGCAGATGCCGGAGTTGCTGGCGAAGTTTTGCCAGAACGGCATCCTGCTCGGCACGCTGACGGCGGTGCTGCTGAACCTGCTGTTCAACGCGCGTTCACCGGCCCCCCAGGCCCACGGGCTCGCGAAGGAGCCGGCTTGA
- a CDS encoding amidohydrolase family protein: MIIDTHLHPTNLVDEAWRHTGEPFTGERLLKMMDGPYMINGKPRRIDMGFIQPPPGNTGYRDGNRRGREGIRDYMAYVASLCQKYPDRFIGNFTFNPRWGPEEGAQELEFHIREYGFKMLKLHANMHGYRPDRALDWLRPAMKVCAKYNIVVLIHTGDGPYTIPTMFYPVIREFPMVNFIIGHFGIQTGGNYSFEAFWMAMDTPNVYCESGWCFQSRIVEFARQLPRDKIVFGTDTPPNEPGMWLRELEMLCGPAPQGMDLDEDGLEDYMGNNIARLVGIEPTAPPKTQAEAQARLKDTYASTR; encoded by the coding sequence ATGATCATCGACACCCACCTGCACCCCACCAACCTCGTCGACGAAGCCTGGCGCCACACCGGCGAGCCCTTCACCGGCGAGCGCCTGCTCAAGATGATGGACGGCCCCTACATGATCAACGGCAAGCCGCGCCGCATTGACATGGGCTTTATCCAGCCGCCGCCGGGCAACACCGGCTATCGCGACGGCAACCGCCGCGGCCGCGAAGGCATCCGCGACTATATGGCCTACGTGGCCAGCCTGTGCCAGAAGTACCCCGACCGCTTTATCGGCAACTTCACCTTCAACCCGCGCTGGGGCCCGGAAGAAGGCGCGCAGGAGCTGGAATTCCATATCAGGGAGTACGGCTTCAAGATGCTCAAGCTGCATGCCAACATGCACGGCTACCGGCCCGACCGCGCGCTCGACTGGCTGCGCCCGGCGATGAAGGTCTGCGCCAAATACAACATCGTGGTGCTGATCCATACCGGCGACGGCCCATACACGATCCCGACGATGTTTTACCCGGTGATCCGTGAATTCCCGATGGTCAATTTCATCATCGGGCACTTCGGCATCCAGACCGGCGGCAACTATTCGTTCGAGGCGTTCTGGATGGCGATGGACACGCCCAACGTGTATTGCGAATCGGGCTGGTGCTTCCAGTCGCGCATCGTCGAGTTCGCGCGCCAGTTGCCGCGCGACAAGATCGTGTTCGGCACCGACACGCCGCCCAACGAGCCGGGCATGTGGCTGCGCGAGCTGGAAATGCTGTGCGGCCCCGCGCCGCAGGGCATGGACCTCGACGAGGACGGGCTGGAGGACTACATGGGCAACAACATCGCCCGGCTGGTCGGCATCGAGCCGACCGCACCGCCCAAGACGCAGGCAGAGGCACAAGCGCGGCTGAAGGACACGTACGCCAGCACGCGCTAG
- a CDS encoding M48 metallopeptidase family protein: MRFLGGYPPEVLDQVRELAAAGRLGDHLARRYPGRHTVQTDRALYDYATGLKQEFLRNAPPLHKVGFDATLDSAHRALGLHTAISRVQGGKLKAKKEIRVASLFREAPPEFLRMIVVHELSHLKESDHDKAFYRLCEHMEPRYHQLEFDTRLWLAWRELERAQKA, translated from the coding sequence ATGCGCTTCCTGGGCGGCTACCCGCCCGAAGTGCTCGACCAGGTGCGCGAGCTCGCCGCCGCCGGCCGCCTGGGCGACCACCTGGCTCGCCGCTATCCCGGCCGCCACACCGTGCAGACCGATCGCGCGCTGTACGACTACGCCACCGGGCTGAAGCAGGAGTTCCTGCGCAACGCGCCGCCGCTGCACAAGGTCGGCTTCGATGCCACGCTGGACTCGGCGCACAGGGCGCTGGGCCTGCATACCGCGATCTCGCGCGTGCAGGGCGGCAAGCTGAAGGCCAAGAAGGAAATCCGCGTGGCCTCGCTGTTCAGGGAAGCGCCGCCGGAATTCCTGCGCATGATCGTCGTGCACGAGCTCTCGCACCTGAAGGAGAGCGACCACGACAAGGCCTTCTACCGGCTGTGCGAACACATGGAGCCGCGCTACCACCAGCTGGAGTTCGACACGCGCCTGTGGCTGGCGTGGCGCGAACTGGAGCGCGCGCAAAAGGCGTAG
- a CDS encoding FAD binding domain-containing protein yields the protein MRAFEYFEPATLAEASALLHRCGGRASVLAGGTDLLVQIKESVRKPEQVINIKKIPGMDVLTFDPVNGLRIGALVTTRAVETSGFVQRHYASLAKAVTDFASIQVRHRATVVGNVCRASPSADSIAPLVADRASVHLYGMSGSREVRVEDFITGVGKTAIAPDEIVTRITVPAPRADAGTGTAKVYLKHGRRVQMELATVGVAVSLTVDGGRCTDVGIVLAAVGPTPVRAVHAENLLREHPITDALILQAAHAAMRDARPISDVRASEAYRRQMVSVLTRRALEQALQQALEAATCEK from the coding sequence ATGAGAGCGTTTGAATACTTCGAACCGGCCACGCTGGCGGAAGCCTCGGCCCTGCTGCACCGGTGCGGGGGCAGGGCCAGCGTGCTGGCCGGCGGCACGGACCTGCTCGTGCAGATCAAGGAGTCGGTGCGCAAGCCCGAGCAGGTCATCAACATCAAGAAGATCCCGGGCATGGACGTGCTGACGTTCGACCCGGTCAACGGCCTGCGCATCGGCGCGCTGGTGACGACGCGCGCGGTGGAGACTTCCGGCTTCGTGCAGCGCCACTACGCCAGCCTGGCGAAGGCGGTGACGGACTTTGCCTCGATCCAGGTGCGGCATCGCGCTACCGTGGTCGGCAATGTGTGCCGCGCGTCGCCGTCGGCGGATTCGATCGCGCCACTGGTGGCGGATCGCGCTTCGGTGCACCTGTACGGCATGTCCGGTTCGCGCGAAGTGCGCGTGGAAGATTTCATCACCGGCGTCGGCAAGACCGCGATCGCGCCCGACGAGATCGTCACGCGCATCACCGTGCCGGCGCCGCGCGCCGACGCTGGAACCGGCACTGCCAAGGTCTACCTGAAGCATGGTCGCCGCGTGCAGATGGAACTGGCCACGGTTGGCGTGGCGGTGTCGCTGACGGTCGACGGCGGCCGCTGCACCGACGTCGGCATCGTGCTCGCTGCCGTGGGGCCGACGCCGGTACGCGCGGTACACGCCGAAAACCTGCTGCGCGAGCACCCCATCACCGATGCGCTGATCCTGCAGGCCGCCCATGCCGCCATGCGCGACGCGCGCCCGATCAGCGACGTGCGCGCCAGCGAAGCCTATCGCCGGCAGATGGTCAGCGTGCTGACGCGCCGCGCCCTGGAACAAGCCCTGCAGCAAGCCCTGGAGGCCGCAACATGCGAAAAATAA
- a CDS encoding (2Fe-2S)-binding protein gives MRKIIELVINGEPRELAVEPHGTLLDALRNDAGLTGTKKGCDVGECGSCTVIIDGQPMNACLLLAPEAHGCSITTIEGVQPSPDVVHPIQEQFMQCGAAQCGFCTPGFVVMAKALLDANPHPTRDEIRFAIAGNICRCTGYTKIIEAIEKTAEAMNPDHNACCKAPASEEA, from the coding sequence ATGCGAAAAATAATCGAACTCGTCATCAACGGCGAGCCGCGCGAACTGGCGGTGGAACCGCACGGCACGCTGCTCGACGCGCTGCGCAACGACGCCGGCCTGACCGGGACCAAGAAGGGCTGCGACGTTGGCGAATGCGGTTCGTGCACCGTCATCATCGATGGGCAGCCGATGAACGCGTGCCTGCTGCTGGCGCCCGAAGCGCACGGCTGCAGCATCACCACCATCGAAGGCGTCCAGCCTTCCCCTGACGTCGTGCACCCGATCCAGGAGCAGTTCATGCAATGCGGCGCCGCGCAGTGCGGCTTCTGCACGCCGGGCTTCGTGGTGATGGCCAAGGCGCTGCTCGACGCAAACCCGCACCCCACGCGCGACGAAATCCGCTTTGCCATCGCCGGCAATATCTGCCGCTGCACCGGCTACACCAAGATCATCGAGGCCATCGAGAAGACTGCCGAGGCCATGAACCCGGACCACAACGCTTGCTGCAAGGCACCCGCCAGCGAGGAGGCATGA
- the ettA gene encoding energy-dependent translational throttle protein EttA has translation MAQYVFTMNRVGKIVPPKRHILKDISLSFFPGAKIGVLGLNGSGKSTLLKIMAGLDKEIEGEATPMPNLNIGYLPQEPQLDPEQTVRESVEAALGGVFEARKKLDEIYAAYAEPDADFDALAADQAKYEAILAASDGNNVELQLDIAADALRLPPWEAKVGHLSGGEKRRVALCRLLLSRPDMLLLDEPTNHLDAESVDWLEQFLTRFPGTVVAVTHDRYFLDNAAEWILELDRGQGIPWKGNYSSWLDQKEARLKQEEASESARQKALHKELEWVRQNPKGRQAKSKARLARFDELNSQEYQKRNETQEIFIPVGERLGNEVIEFDNVSKGFGDRMLIENLSFKVPPGAIVGIIGPNGAGKSTFFKMLTGKEQPDSGEIKIGPTVKMAFVDQSRDALDGTKTVFEEISGGADVLTVGRYETPSRAYIGRFNFKGGDQQKQVGTLSGGERGRLHMAKTLIAGGNVLLLDEPSNDLDVETLRALEDALLEFAGCVMVISHDRWFLDRIATHILAFEGDSHVEFFPGNYQEYEADKKKRLGEEGAKPKRIRYKPIAR, from the coding sequence ATGGCACAGTACGTTTTCACCATGAACCGCGTGGGCAAGATCGTTCCGCCCAAGCGTCACATCCTGAAGGACATCTCGCTGTCGTTCTTCCCCGGCGCCAAGATCGGCGTGCTGGGCCTGAACGGCTCGGGCAAGTCCACGCTGCTCAAGATCATGGCCGGCCTCGACAAGGAGATCGAGGGCGAGGCCACGCCGATGCCGAACCTGAACATCGGCTACCTGCCGCAGGAACCGCAGCTCGACCCCGAGCAGACCGTGCGCGAATCGGTGGAAGCGGCGCTGGGCGGCGTGTTCGAGGCGCGCAAGAAGCTCGACGAGATCTACGCGGCCTACGCCGAGCCGGACGCGGACTTTGACGCGCTGGCGGCCGACCAGGCCAAGTACGAAGCGATCCTGGCCGCCAGCGATGGCAACAATGTCGAGCTGCAACTCGACATTGCCGCCGACGCGCTGCGCCTGCCGCCGTGGGAGGCCAAGGTCGGCCACCTGTCCGGCGGCGAGAAGCGCCGCGTGGCGCTGTGCCGCCTGCTGCTGTCGCGCCCCGACATGCTGCTGCTCGACGAACCGACCAACCACCTGGACGCGGAGTCGGTCGACTGGCTGGAGCAGTTCCTGACGCGCTTCCCGGGCACCGTGGTGGCCGTGACCCACGACCGCTACTTCCTCGACAACGCCGCCGAGTGGATCCTGGAACTGGACCGCGGCCAGGGCATCCCCTGGAAGGGCAACTACAGCTCGTGGCTGGACCAGAAGGAAGCGCGCCTGAAGCAGGAAGAGGCCAGCGAGTCGGCGCGCCAGAAGGCGCTGCACAAGGAACTGGAGTGGGTGCGCCAGAACCCCAAGGGCCGCCAGGCCAAGTCCAAGGCGCGCCTGGCCCGCTTTGACGAGCTGAACAGCCAGGAATACCAGAAGCGCAACGAAACCCAGGAAATCTTCATCCCGGTGGGTGAGCGCCTGGGCAACGAAGTGATCGAGTTCGACAACGTCAGCAAGGGTTTCGGCGACCGCATGCTGATCGAAAACCTGAGCTTCAAGGTGCCGCCGGGCGCCATTGTCGGCATCATCGGCCCGAACGGCGCCGGCAAGTCGACGTTCTTCAAGATGCTCACGGGCAAGGAACAGCCGGACAGCGGCGAGATCAAGATCGGGCCGACCGTGAAGATGGCCTTTGTCGACCAGAGCCGCGATGCGCTGGACGGCACCAAGACCGTGTTCGAAGAAATCTCGGGCGGCGCCGACGTGCTGACCGTTGGCCGTTACGAAACCCCGTCGCGCGCCTATATCGGCCGCTTCAACTTCAAGGGCGGCGACCAGCAGAAGCAGGTCGGCACGCTGTCGGGCGGTGAACGCGGCCGCCTGCACATGGCCAAGACGCTGATCGCCGGCGGCAACGTGCTGCTGCTGGACGAGCCGTCGAACGACCTCGACGTGGAAACGCTGCGCGCGCTGGAAGATGCGCTGCTGGAGTTTGCCGGCTGCGTGATGGTGATCTCGCACGATCGCTGGTTCCTGGACCGGATCGCGACGCACATCCTGGCGTTCGAGGGCGACTCGCATGTGGAGTTCTTCCCGGGCAACTACCAGGAATATGAAGCGGACAAGAAGAAGCGGCTGGGCGAAGAAGGGGCCAAGCCGAAGCGGATTCGGTACAAGCCGATTGCGCGGTGA
- a CDS encoding amidohydrolase family protein, whose product MIIDTSCYPTNLVDLAWRHDGEPFTGERLIQMMDGPFTINGKPRRIDKAFIQPPQGNTIYTFTDGVKSGSESIDAYMAYTVEMVQKYPDRFIGCFVYNPRCGVENGVNAMEHYVKKLGFKMVQFQANMHAYRPDRALDWLRPALQKCAELGVLVKLHTGDGPYSIPTEWVPMIKEFPTVNFIMAHFGVQTGGVYCFEPFQMAMDMPNVYCESGWCLQSRIVEFAKVLPKHKILFGSDTPPNEPGMWLRLLEVLCFEPPQGLNLDEDTLEDYLGNNVARMIGLAPTPVPRTLEEAKARLTA is encoded by the coding sequence ATGATCATCGACACCAGCTGTTATCCGACGAACCTGGTGGACCTGGCCTGGCGCCATGACGGCGAGCCATTCACCGGCGAGCGCCTGATCCAGATGATGGACGGCCCGTTCACCATCAACGGCAAGCCGCGCCGCATCGACAAAGCCTTTATCCAGCCCCCGCAGGGCAACACCATCTATACCTTCACCGACGGCGTGAAATCCGGCAGCGAGTCGATCGACGCCTACATGGCCTACACGGTCGAGATGGTGCAGAAGTACCCGGACCGCTTTATCGGCTGCTTCGTCTACAACCCGCGCTGCGGCGTCGAGAACGGCGTCAACGCGATGGAGCATTACGTGAAGAAGCTGGGCTTCAAGATGGTCCAGTTCCAGGCCAACATGCACGCTTACCGCCCCGATCGCGCGCTCGACTGGCTGCGCCCCGCGCTGCAGAAATGCGCCGAGCTGGGCGTGCTGGTCAAGCTGCATACCGGCGACGGTCCCTACAGCATCCCGACCGAATGGGTGCCGATGATCAAGGAGTTCCCGACGGTGAACTTCATCATGGCCCACTTCGGCGTGCAGACCGGCGGCGTGTATTGCTTCGAGCCGTTCCAGATGGCGATGGACATGCCCAACGTGTACTGCGAATCGGGCTGGTGCCTGCAGTCGCGCATCGTCGAGTTCGCCAAGGTGCTGCCGAAACACAAGATCCTGTTCGGTTCCGACACGCCGCCCAACGAGCCCGGCATGTGGCTGCGCCTGCTGGAAGTGCTGTGCTTCGAGCCGCCACAGGGCCTGAACCTGGACGAAGACACGCTGGAGGACTACCTGGGCAACAACGTCGCCCGGATGATCGGCCTGGCGCCGACGCCGGTCCCGCGCACGCTGGAAGAAGCGAAAGCGCGCCTGACCGCCTGA
- a CDS encoding LysR family transcriptional regulator, with product MNVSLRQLRAFIAVAQERHFTRAAEKLDLSQSSVSALIHELEGNLGLKLFDRHTRQLHITQAGAELLPLVKKAVADIDSVIENSSELRTLGRGRVSIAASSIQAALMLPRFIREFCVGHPGVKVELHDVSEHEVPKMVSSGEVDFGIGTIPEGQPDLSAHRLMEDPFVIVMQADHPLLRRKTLRWEDLASIPVIGPHKGNPIRDCLDTALAARGITLQRLHEVLLPLTMVGMVDAGLGIAVMSAAVTRLTSALGLATVMPTDPVIHREISLLVHADRSLSPPAQAFRDLLMRQRGRLG from the coding sequence ATGAACGTGTCGCTGCGCCAGCTGCGCGCGTTCATTGCCGTGGCGCAGGAGCGCCATTTCACGCGCGCCGCGGAGAAGCTGGATTTGTCGCAGTCGTCGGTCAGCGCGCTGATCCATGAACTGGAAGGCAATCTCGGGCTGAAACTGTTCGATCGGCATACGCGGCAGCTCCACATCACGCAGGCCGGCGCCGAGCTGCTGCCGCTGGTCAAGAAGGCGGTGGCGGACATCGACAGCGTGATCGAGAACTCCAGCGAGCTGCGTACGCTCGGGCGCGGGCGCGTGTCGATCGCGGCGTCGTCGATCCAGGCGGCGCTGATGCTGCCGCGCTTTATCCGCGAGTTCTGCGTCGGCCATCCGGGCGTGAAGGTGGAGCTGCACGATGTGTCGGAGCATGAGGTGCCCAAGATGGTCAGCTCGGGCGAGGTCGATTTCGGCATCGGCACCATTCCCGAAGGCCAGCCAGACCTGAGTGCGCACCGGCTGATGGAAGACCCGTTCGTGATCGTGATGCAGGCTGACCATCCGCTGCTGCGGCGCAAGACGCTGCGCTGGGAAGACCTAGCCAGCATCCCGGTGATTGGCCCGCACAAGGGCAATCCGATCCGCGATTGCCTCGACACCGCGCTGGCCGCGCGCGGCATCACGCTGCAGCGGCTGCATGAGGTGCTGCTGCCGCTGACAATGGTGGGAATGGTCGATGCCGGATTGGGGATCGCGGTAATGAGTGCGGCAGTCACGCGCCTGACTTCGGCGCTTGGCCTCGCCACGGTAATGCCGACCGATCCGGTGATCCACCGCGAGATCTCGCTGCTGGTGCACGCGGACCGGTCATTGTCGCCGCCGGCGCAGGCCTTCCGTGACCTGCTGATGCGGCAACGGGGCAGGCTGGGCTAG